Proteins from a single region of Eublepharis macularius isolate TG4126 chromosome 9, MPM_Emac_v1.0, whole genome shotgun sequence:
- the RPAP3 gene encoding RNA polymerase II-associated protein 3, with amino-acid sequence MTSPNKAIELQLQVRQNAEELQDFVKDLESWEKDIKEKDSDLMRQSGTLEKDLPPIRNEAYKKKKSKIKAVSKKTTEENRKNRIKSYDYEAWGKLDVDKILEELDKGDNTHDSVSLESDSEEDGIHIDTEKALAEKEKGNNYFKQGNYDAAIECYTKGMNADPYNPVLPTNRASAFFRMKKYSMSESDCNLALALNKNYTKAYARRGAARFALYNFKGAKEDYEKALELDPDNFEAKSELRKIEQAVMSKDNSQSEETDTYKSVQTVEEIKQTSMEQLKQKAIAEKDLGNGYFKEGKYEAAIECYTRGIAADGTNALLPANRAMAYLKIQKYEEAEKDCSQAVLLDSSYSKAYARRGTARAALRKLKEAIQDFETVVKLEPGNKQAINEITKLKNELITKGLWTDQEHPGLLNETESQNLVKPIDKPMHLRSIKPLRRVIIEEVDDEMPSTNSATTTNLQPGWPVSSSTEAIAPTKNPVKDDFSSPTDTPKAKLLKIEELGDSLATHNEKEGCSPALQSCGLKKTETESPTLFPVSTFPVPPVPMNAFQLESDFRKLKGFPDKLYTYLKQIDPSVYPNLFQNSLDPDVFSEILKTLQEFYIGKEEPSQILEILEKLSESKRFDMAVMFMSDSEKKTAHSLFGHLEQSGLNDSSVKNLKTRYRI; translated from the exons ATGACTTCACCAAATAAAGCAATAGAGTTGCAGCTGCAAGTGCGGCAAAATGCAGAAGAGCTACAAGATTTTGTGAAAGATTTAGAAAGCTGGGAAAAGGATATTAAAGAAAAGGATTCGGACTTAATGAGGCAGAGTGGAACCCTAGAAAAG GATTTACCTCCAATTCGGAATGAAGCTTATAAGAAAAAAAAGAGCAAAATTAAAGCAGTCTCTAAGAAAACCactgaagaaaacagaaaaaataggATAAAATCTTATGATTATGAAGCATGGGGAAAGCTTGATGTG GATAAGATACTTGAAGAACTGGATAAGGGAGACAACACCCATGATTCAGTGTCTCTAGAGTCAGATTCCGAAGAAGATGGGATTCATATAGACACAGAAAAGGCGCTTGCTGAGAAAGAAAAG ggcaaTAATTATTTTAAGCAAGGAAATTATGATGCCGCAATAGAGTGTTACACAAAGGGAATGAATGCAGATCCTTACAATCCGGTTTTGCCAAcaaacagagcatctgcttttttTCGAATGAAAAA GTATTCCATGTCAGAATCTGATTGTAACTTAGCACTTGCCTTAAATAAAAATTATACAAAGGCTTATGCCAGAAGAGGAGCAGCTCGCTTTGCTTTATACAATTTTAAGGGTGCTAAAGAAG ATTATGAAAAAGCTTTAGAATTGGATCCAGACAACTTTGAAGCAAAAAGTGAACTCCGGAAAATTGAACAG GCTGTCATGTCAAAAGACAATTCCCAGTCTGAAGAAACAGATACCTACAAAAGTGTACAGACTGTAGAAGAAATTAAACAAACTAGCATGGAACAGCTTAAGCAAAAGGCTATTGCGGAAAAAGATTTG GGAAATGGATATTTCAAAGAAGGTAAATATGAAGCAGCAATTGAATGTTACACACGTGGAATTGCAGCAGATGGCACCAATGCTCTTCTTCCAGCAAACAGAGCCATGGCCTACCTAAAAATCCAAAA ATACGAAGAGGCAGAGAAAGATTGTAGTCAAGCTGTTTTACTGGATTCTTCCTATTCTAAAGCCTATGCCAGAAGAGGGACTGCTAGAGCGGCACTAAGAAAACTTAAAGAAGCTATACAAG ATTTTGAAACAGTCGTGAAGCTGGAACCTGGAAATAAGCAAGCAATTAATGAAATAACAAAGCTTAAGAAT GAATTAATTACAAAAGGACTGTGGACAGATCAGGAACATCCTGGACTATTAAATGAGACAGAATCACAAAACCTGGTGAAGCCCATTGATAAACCCATGCATCTTAGATCAATA aaaccCTTGAGAAGAGTAATCATTGAAGAAGTGGATGATGAGATGCCAAGTACTAATTCAGCAACTACCACCAACCTCCAGCCTGGTTGGCCTGTTTCTTCAAGTACAGAAGCCATAGCACCTACCAAGAATCCAGTCAAAGATGACTTCTCTTCTCCAACTGATACTCCCAAAGCAAAGCTATTGAAAATTGAAGAATTAGGTGATTCTTTAGCTACACA CAATGAGAAAGAGGGATGTTCACCTGCTCTACAGTCTTGCGGTTTGAAAAAAACTGAGACGGAAAGCCCAACTCTTTTTCCTGTGTCTACGTTCCCTGTACCTCCTGTGCCCATGAATGCTTTCCAGCTTGAATCGGATTTCAGAAAATTAAAAGGTTTCCCAGACAAACTGTACACTTACTTGAag CAAATTGATCCTTCTGTTTACCCTAATCTGTTCCAAAACTCCTTGGATCCAGATGTATTTAGTGAAATTTTGAAAACTCTGCAGGAATTTTACATTGG GAAGGAGGAGCCTTCACAGATCTTAGAAATTCTGGAGAAACTGTCAGAATCAAAACGATTTGATATGGCAGTAATGTTTATGTCTGACTCAGAGAAAAAAA CTGCACATTCATTGTTTGGTCATTTGGAACAGTCGGGATTAAATGATTCTTCAGTTAAAAACCTCAAGACAAGATACAGAATTTGA